The Drosophila innubila isolate TH190305 chromosome 2R unlocalized genomic scaffold, UK_Dinn_1.0 1_C_2R, whole genome shotgun sequence DNA window ctaacattttttgtatcttcAATTAAGaagttctttaaaaatttagatttacataaaaccataatcaaatttacataaaattaaaataatttgaaatttttaaaaaatatattttttaaatattaaagttaatggCGCGCTTTTACTTTTAGCAGCTTTTAGCATTAGACATGTTAGGCATAAGGAATGAGCTCAGGATTAgacaatcttaaaaaaaaacatagaactacataaaaaaaaattctaacgtaaaaataaaaaaagaaacaaaaaaacaataaaacttgtgtaaaacaaattaaaatgtttagttttGACGTGAATAAAAGAATTATGTGCAATTGTTGGTTAAGAGAGAAGTGAGCAagaataaatcaataaaactaacatttttatgtaaaaaggtgttttgtgtgtgtgtggaaattctactcgtattttttttggtgatGGACGGATGGCATTCAGTTTAAATATAGTTCTTGGCAAACACTTGCGAAACACTGCGCTTTCCCAAATAATACTGCGAAATAAATCaatcgaaataaattaaagataatattgttgttgatcATAATTAAATCAGAAGCGTTGTaacaattcttaaaattacgGCACAACATTTATCGGGAAAATTGTAGAGGGACAGCGCAGGGAAATTCTCTCCATGTATGCTCTCCAAACcaaaaatagatatatattcaGATACACATAagaggtatatatatatatacaatatgaCCCAAGAAAGTAGCACAACTAAAAGTGGGATATGGAGTGGTATGGTTTTTGGATGTTGGAATTGCTCTATGAGTGGGGTTAAGGCAACAGAGATACCAACTAAGGCCAAAGCAAAGGCTAAGAGAAAGGTTGCATCTTCTTTAAGGCTCACCTTGTCCTTCATATGCTTTAGGAAGACGTAGTTACGTCCACGTTTCTTCATCTTTTCCGCATAACGCACGGTTTCCAGCTCGAATTCATCGGAGAAACCCAATCCGCTGTTCAGCATCTTCAGTCGATCGTCAACAAATTGCGCAAAGATTTGCAGCTCCATCATTTTGGTAAGAAATGGACGCAAATGTGCGGGACGAGATTCAATGAATTTGTCGTGATTGAACGTCTTGCAGGTGTCGTGAAACTCAACAGCATCCCGATAGCCGCCAATCAGTTGAACGAGTGCACCCAGAAATATCTTCGAGATACGATCTCCAATGAGAACCTGTGTGGGATTCAGGTATTTCTTAAGCTGTGACACAATCTCTGGCGGCAGTGAGCGCACATCATCAAAGGGACTTTCAAACAGCTTCGTATCACAGTTTAAGATCACAACATCGCCCAGCTCATCGGCGGAAGCCTGCAATGAAAtgccaaattaaattgatgatAACAATATCTCTTATCATATCATATACCAATGTGACTTACAGTATCAAGCACTGGCTTTGGCACACCAATTAAATATGGCATGGGTGCGCCCAAGACATCCTTAAATTCCCAGGGTAGCACCGGAATAAATACGTGCTGCCAGACCATTGGATAGAGGAATGCATTGGCTGCTTGAATGCAAGAGGAGAGCCTATCCAGATGGCTGGATGTGAATATAATTCGACGTTCGGCGAGCATGGCAGCAAACACGCAAATCATCCCCTTGGAATCCACAAAATTGTAATACAGATTGAGGTTATGCTGCAATGAAATTAgccattaattaatttattcaattaactGCATTTCATCAGGGAtggtaaataatgattattttgttttctttttttctagtAACTTTCGTTCCAAAGCaactatttcagttttcttctttcggtATCGGTATCAGTAACGGaacaccaaatcaatttttaaacattttaaaatgacaaGGTGTCGattcataataattatgacatcgaagtaaatatctaaaaatatttaataataaattttttttacgaatttaataaatttaagtgcaaaatgaattaaaatgccaaatcatgaacaaaacgACATtgcgcttgaaaatcggttagtttttgatgaagttatgatagatcgaagtttttgaaaaaatgtcaaggggtaggtatggaaaattgaatgatagatggcttagtgtggaaaaaatattaaattttctagataatacaaatttaaatgcagaatcatttaagaggtcaaaccatgatcaaaatgacattccgcttgaaaatcggttgagttttgacaaagttatgagagaaggaaatttttgaaaaaatgacaaggggtaggtatggaaaattggatgatagatggcttagtgtcgaaaaaatatcaaattttctagatgataaaaatttaaatgcagaatcattttagaggcaaaataatgagcaaaatgacataccgcttgaaaatcggttgagtattgacaaagttatgacagttttaagTTTGTCAGACCTTGGATCTattcactttacaagtcaaaatttttgttcaatttcacctttagcatcgaaatcgaatcttggtcgaaaataataaaattttcaaaattaacaaaatttgaatgcagaatgaatttagagtccaaaccattatcaaaatggCAATCTGATTGAAAATCGGGGCAGATTTcgtcaagttatgacagttggaaccGTACCGGTACCGTATCgatactaaaaatgaaacggttagctTCGGTTAATGGTTCCGATACCGGTTatggtgttattccctgataaTATAATGCATATTTCTTgagtattataataaaacttataatgattacagtccctgctTTTTATACATTTCCGACTTACATTTTCTGGTATGCTGGGCAGCTGAAACTGCAGCGGACGTTCGA harbors:
- the LOC117783113 gene encoding DENN domain-containing protein 1A isoform X6, with amino-acid sequence MDSRIKNDVKKLFEFWCELKPTRGIDRGSICRNGRGAATPPGVIIESFPEGFRDKEVIAGIPSFAFPCDLERDSVQSYSFVHTTGDSKWRFGFCRHDPKTDTAMVLITYLPWHDTFLKLLIVLAELRRTDRNGFRTFLSEAYNRGVPDSGGSLTVFYNSGQSHFTFERPLQFQLPSIPENHNLNLYYNFVDSKGMICVFAAMLAERRIIFTSSHLDRLSSCIQAANAFLYPMVWQHVFIPVLPWEFKDVLGAPMPYLIGVPKPVLDTASADELGDVVILNCDTKLFESPFDDVRSLPPEIVSQLKKYLNPTQVLIGDRISKIFLGALVQLIGGYRDAVEFHDTCKTFNHDKFIESRPAHLRPFLTKMMELQIFAQFVDDRLKMLNSGLGFSDEFELETVRYAEKMKKRGRNYVFLKHMKDKYYLGKRSVSQVFAKNYI